The Macaca nemestrina isolate mMacNem1 chromosome 1, mMacNem.hap1, whole genome shotgun sequence genome contains the following window.
AGGCTGATTTAGTCGAGGACCGCTATCTACCTCCTCCAGGCCAGCTCCCAAACCCTGGCTTTCCGCCCGTTCCGCCGCCTCTCTGCCTATCAGGTGGTGCACAAACTCTAGAAGGGCCCGCCCTGGGGCCTCTTCCCTCCACTTAGTCCCTACTCTCCCAAGCTCGAAGCAACTAGAGGGACTAGGGGGAGGAAATAAGGCCCAGGAAGGATAGTTTGGGGGTCTTCGGACTACGGAGTCTCAGAAACGGGAATGTCACTGGGCTGGTTCAGAGGCTGAGAGATCCCCAGGCTGGGGGATAAAGAGGGATGAGAGTTGATGGTCCCAGAATAGAGATCCTGGTTGGAAATCCTGAGGCATCCCTTGAATTAAGGCCCCTGGGATGAACGTCTCAAAAATCCATGGTTTTAGGATTCAGGATCCCAGCTAACAGAGTCCAGGTTGAGAGATCTCCAAGGTGGGGAAAGGGGAGTACAGGGATAGAGTCCTGAGTTGGAAGACTCAGAAGCTCAACTAGCCACACCGCGTGCTCTGGAGAACTCACCCCAACCCGTTCGCTTCCATGGTCAGCTGTCTGTAACTGCGAGCTCAATTCGCAACTTAACCTGAATGTGAGCCTGCCCCCACCCCGTCCAGGCTCCGCCCCTTTCTGTAGGGAACCAAGGGCGTCGCCATGTTGAAGATCACATGATCAGACTCCCGCGACAGCTCCAGGGCTGCCCTGGCTGCTGCCCGTAGGACCCCTACCTTTTTTCCACCGTAAAGTCCGCTGTAGCGACGCAACAACAAACGCTGAAAAGAGAACTCCGCTGTAACTGTATGTTACGGTGACATGAGGAATTTGTTCTCATCTGACGGTCTGGGTATCCGGAGGCTTGGCTCAAGTCCCACTCATGATTCTAATAGTCTTATTCAGCCAGGCATACTGAGGATGATGGAACCAGGCTGCTCAGGAAACTGAAATCGTCATATACTTATATTACCTACTAAGAGCCTGGACCTACAGTAGGTGTAGAGGTTAGCTCTGCTCAAGACAGCCCCGGTCTTTAAGAAGCTATAAGACTGGGAAAACAGAAATCAGTAATCACATTAAAATGAATAACGATTACCAGTGTCCTTGGGATTAGGAGTGACAAACAGACCCCGAATGACTCAAGACTCCTGTCAGTGGCAGGGGAAGGAGCCATTGTCTCAAACATTTTAGTCACACCACCTATAGGATGGGGAGTCCAGCAAATTCGTTGGGAGTGGGAGGAAAAAGAGCAGGCCGAAGAACCAGAAAAATGTTGGCAATGATCCAGGCCAGATAGAACGGTTATTGAATGAGGGTAGTAGCAGTAGAGATAAAATGGTAGTAGCaaggaaatggagagaaggaGATTGATCAGGTAGAAATCACCAATCTTGGGTTTGGTCGGCTGGGTTAGGGTGGCACAGAGGTAGGTAATATGATTGAGTGTAGGAGTACACAGTGCAATACGGTGAGCGCTGGGTGCGCTTAGTCCAGAACATACGGCGAAGGCTGGCCAAAGGCGGGGCAGGGCGTGGTGGGAAGCTCCGTCCGCGGTCGCGCCAGCTGTTCACCGGGTAGGATCGCCCTTAGGCGCTCACCTCCGCCACTTAGCCATGGCGGGTCCTGGCCCGGGCGCGGTGCTGGAGTCCCCGCGGCAGCTGCTGGGCCGCGTGCGCTTCTTGGCGGAGGCAGCGCGGAGCCTCCGCGCTGGGCGGCCGCTGCCGGCAGCGCTGGCTTTCGTGCCGCAAGAGGTGCTCTACAAGCTTTACAAGGACCCGGCAGGACCGTCGCGCGTGCTCCTGCCCGTGTGGGAGGCAGAGGGCCTGGGGTTGAGTGTGGGCGCCGCAGGCCCAGCCCCCGGAACCGGCTCCGGGCCCCTCCGCGCCGCCCGCGACAGCATCGAGCTCCGGCGCGGCGCCTGCGTGCGCACCACGGGCGAGGAGCTGTGCAACGGCCACGGGCTCTGGGTGAAGCTGACAAAGGTGAGCTCTTCCCCGCCCAGGACCAGGTAAAAGACCCCCGGGGCCAGAGAAACCTCTGACTGTTTCCCTTTCCTCCCCTGTATTGAGTTGGCATTGCGTTCGGTGCCCTTTGCCCTGGGCTGGGTAGGACAGGCGGCTGGGCAGTTCCCTGACGGCTGTCCCCATCCGGCGCGTCCCGGCAGGAGCAGCTGGCAGAGCACCTGGGCGACTGCGGGCTGCAGGAAGGCTGGCTGCTGGTGTGCCGCCCGGCGGAGGGCGGAGCCCGCCTGGTACCCATCGACACTCCCAACCACCTCCAGCGGCAGCAGCAACTCTTTGGCGTGGATTATCGGCCGGTGCTCAGGTCCTGCACTTGAAGGAGCGGGGCTTGCTGTCCGAAGGCCAGGCCAGGACGGCTTGGGAACACTTCAGCCGCACCCTGGGGTGGGTGGGATACTGGAGCGGAGGCAGGGTTAAGAACAGGAAGGGGCGGGACATGAAGGGGGCTCGTGTGGGGCGTCTGGAGACCGGGAGATAGAGCCCAGGAGAAGGCTACACGGCATGGAGGTAGTGTCCTGCTGCCCGCTGATGTCTCCCTTTCCCACTCCCTACTCTGTGCCCACAGGTGGGAACAGGTGGTGGACCTGACATACTCACATCGCCTGGGATCGAGACCTCAGCCAGCAGAGGCATACGCAGAAGCTGTACAAAGGCtactgtgagtgagctggaatggggtggggaggaaggagctCTGCGTCTGGGCCCAGTCTAATTAGGGGCTTGGGGTTGCTTAGCTATGTACCCCCGACATGGACCTACGAGTGCGACGAGGACCTGATCCACTTCTTGTATGACCACCTGGGCAAGGAGGATGAGAACCTGGGTAGCGTGAAGCAGTATGTGGAGAGCATAGACGTTTCCTCCTACACGGTGGGTGCTGGGGCTCCTCTCACCCCAGGCAAGATATAGTCACACCCCTCAAGGCTAGATCCAGAAAGAACCCCCACCTCCAGGCCAGGACCAAAACAGGGTCCCCACGGGCCACACTCACTTCAGCTCCCCATCTTGGAAGTCTGTAGGAACCCCTACATACCCAGCGGCCCCCTATCCCATACCAGTTGCCTGTTAGCCCAGCTTCACTCTGCTTTCTCTCTGGTCCTCCTGGTCCAGAGCACAAGCCCAGCTCAGGGAGGGAGGGTAACTACTGACTCCacctctctgcccctccccaggaggaGTTCAATGTATCCTGCCTGACAGACAGCAATGCCGATACCTACTGGGAGAGCGATGGGTCCCAGTGCCAGCACTGGGTACGGCTTACCATGAAGAAGGGCACCATTGTCAAGTAAGTAGGCTATGGGCAGGACAGGATGGGTGAGCCACATTCCTGTGGGTTCACAAAGACTCATGTTCACACTCTGACCTTTCAGGAAGCTGCTACTTACAGTAGATACCACAGATGACAACTTTATGCCAAAGCGGGTGGTGGTCTATGGGGGCGAAGGGGACAACCTGAAGAAGCTGAGTGACGTGAGCATTGACGAGTGAGCACACTGGCCTGGGGAGGGAAGTAGGGTGTGTTCCAAGCCTAGCCCAGCTTGGAAGCCTAAGTTTGAGTGAGACTCCAGCAGTCTCTgaaggcctgaggcaggaggtaTCCGAAGTGCCTCACACTCGTCTCCTCAGGACCCTGATTGGTGATGTCTGTGTCCTGGAGGACATGACTGTCCACCTCCCGATCATCGAGATCCGCATCGTGGAGTGCCGAGGTGAGGCTTAAGGCTCTAAGGAGGGAAAGAGAGCCTGATGTGGAGATGGGGCAGACAGACAGTGAGTGTGGAGAGAAGAGGATAGGCTTGGAGTTGGGGTGAAGGTGATGCTGAACTAACTCCGAGATTTGGAGCTTTGggccctgagcagctgggatgtgCCAGGTATAGGCCTGCCTTAAAGCCATACAGGTGGTTGGGCTCACCTGGAAAAGGAACTGAGTTGGGACCCTCAGGCATGCCAGCATTATAGTGGAAGACGGAGGAATCAGCAGGAATAGATAAATCAGAGTCAGGTGATAGAAGGTGATCCCGAAGGTCCCAAGTTTCTAGGGTTAAGGGTGACAAAAGGCTGAGCGTTCAAGGAGCCATTCCTAGGTGTGAGGGCCGAGGAGCCAGCAGGTGCCGTAAATGACCTCACTCTGACCCCTTTCCCCAGATGATGGGATTGATGTTCGTCTCCGAGGGGTCAAGATCAAGTCCTCTAGACAGCGGGAACTAGGGTTGAATGCAGACCTGTTCCAGCCGACTAGTCTGGTGCGATACCCACGCCTGGAAGGCACCGACCCTGAAGTACTGTACCGCAGAGCTGTCCTCCTGCAGAGGTGGCTGTGGCCCTGGACCTGTgggcccttcccttcccccagcaTTGAGCCTTGTGTGTCTGCATGGAGGAGGTTCCCAAGGTCTCATAGTATAAGCTGTTCAAGGGTCAGAGAAGCCCCCAGGTCCTGCCTTCTCCTGTCCCTGTATGTTGGGGAGTTGGGGGTCTTAAATGTATGCCAAACTCTTTAGCTGCAGTCAGTCTTTACCCACCCATGCCAGATTCATCAAGATCCTCGACAGTGTCTTGCACCACCTGGTACCTGCCTGGGACCACACACTGGGCACCTTCAGTGAGATTAAGGTGAGCCGTCCCACCCAGTGCTGGTCTCGGCAGTGCGTTCCCCCTTCCTGCTCATGTAGTTGTTCATGCCTTAGCAGAGTTCCCGAAACCTGCTCTAGGGCAAGACCTTTGCTGGGTCTGGGAACACAGGAAGAAAGCCAGAACAGATGGTCCAAATTTAGTGTTTGGGAGGCCGCTGCCCAGATGAGTGTGTGGAATACCCAAGAGCTATTGACAGCACAGGCAGGGCAGGTAACGTGAAAGGTACATACCAGGAGTTAACAGCAGCTCAAGATGACTTGAGAAAAGTGTACAGGTAGGTGTGAGTATGACAGAGGGATGAGGGTGGGAGGATGTGGGCAGGAGGCAGGCCCTGGTTGCAGAGGGCCCTGTGGGCCAGGCTGTGAAGCAAGGACTTTGTCCCAGGATAGTGGAGCTATTGGAAAAGTAAGTAAGGTAATGACagtattagaattttttttgttttagaaagctCTCCCTGGTGGCTGAACTAAGGAAGGGACTGGAGACAAGGACAGGAATGGACTAGACTTGGACTAAAATGGTGGAATTGGATACAGGCAGAGAGGAAAGTTCCAGAGCCTGGACAGAGGCTGACTGCCCACTCATTCCTGCTCTGGCCACTTCTCCTCATTAGCAAGTGAAGCAGTTCCTACTGCTGTCCCGCCAGCggcctggcctggtggctcagTGCCTGCGTGACTCAGAGAGCAGCAAGCCCAGCTTCATGCCACGCCTATACATCAACCGCCGCCTTGCCATGGAACACCGTGCCTGCCCCTCTCGAGACCCTGCCTGCAAGAATGCAGTcttcacacaggtctgcaccaccTAGGGTCAGGCTGAGATAGGATCAGTGAAGGGCCAAGGGGACTAGGCCAAGAGGAACCTGAACAAGTTCTTGGGGCGAGTATGGGGCCAGGCCTTGCTTTCCTGTGACTCCTTTCCTCCTTGCCCCCAGGTATATGAAGGCCTCAAGCCCTCTGACAAATATGAAAAGCCCCTGGACTACAGGTATGGCATGAGAGTGAGGGACTTACTCGGGACACCTGTGTGTACACACAACTCCTCGAGGCACCCCTCGCCATGACTGCTTTTCCTAGGTGCTCTCTGGGCTGATGAATTGTGCTGCACCTGGCCCCGCACGATGACAAATCTGCCCACGTTTTTTGCAGGTGGCCCATGCGCTATGACCagtggtgggagtgtaaattcattGCAGAAGGCATCATTGACCAAGGTGAGGCCCTGAGGGAGGATCCCAAGGATCCTTCTTGCTGTCCTATTAAAGTGGTAGAGGCTTTTCACAAGCTAATGATGATGGGGGACCTATTCATTACCCCATTATGGGAGCTGGGCTCTTGAGTGCCCAGTTGAGGACATCTGTCATTTCAGGCGGTGGTTTCCGGGACAGCCTGGCAGATATGTCAGAAGAGCTGTGCCCTAGCTCAGCGGATACCCCCGTGCCTCTGCCCTTCTTTGTACGCACGGCCAACCAGGTAATCTCCGTTTCCATCTCTGCAGACCTCCCAGGTGCCAGCTTGAGCTAGAAAGGGGGCAGAGgagggggccgggcgtggtggctcacacctgtaatcctagcactttgggaggccaaggcgggcagatcacgaggtcaggagttcaagatcagcctggccgatgtagtgaaaccccatctctactaaaaatacaaaaaaaattagccgggtgtggtggtacgtgcctgtagttccagctacttgggaggctaaggcaggcgactcgcttgaacctgggaggtggaggttacagtgagccgagatcgtaccactgcactccagcctgggtgacacagtgagactctgtctcaaaaaaaaaaaatagaaatggggCAGAGGAGGGACTGAGTTGCTCAGGGCAACATCTGGGCAGACAGGTAGAGGAGGAGCCACTGTACATTTGAAGGGATCATTTAGTGGAAAATGTTCCCAGTCGAAAATGTTCAGGGAAGTCTTCGGGCCAGGAAAGTAGGGTATATCTCATGCTACACTGACAGCTCTGTCTCTGGGGCAGGGCAATGGCACTGGTGAGGCCCGGGACATGTATGTGCCCAACCCCTCCTGCCGAGACTTTGCCAAGTATGAATGGATTGGACAGCTGATGGGGGCTGCCCTTCGGGGCAAGGAGTTCCTGGTGAGTAGCCTTATCCACACCCCCATCTGATCAGCCCTGGCCCCTGCGAGGAAAGGCCAGCCAAATCTGGGCAGCTCAGGGTGAGAAGACAGTAGGGAGTATTTGTCACATAGGTCCTGGCCCTGCCTGGTTTTGTGTGGAAGCAGC
Protein-coding sequences here:
- the LOC105494928 gene encoding E3 ubiquitin-protein ligase HECTD3 isoform X1, whose product is MAGPGPGAVLESPRQLLGRVRFLAEAARSLRAGRPLPAALAFVPQEVLYKLYKDPAGPSRVLLPVWEAEGLGLSVGAAGPAPGTGSGPLRAARDSIELRRGACVRTTGEELCNGHGLWVKLTKEQLAEHLGDCGLQEGWLLVCRPAEGGARLVPIDTPNHLQRQQQLFGVDYRPVLRWEQVVDLTYSHRLGSRPQPAEAYAEAVQRLLYVPPTWTYECDEDLIHFLYDHLGKEDENLGSVKQYVESIDVSSYTEEFNVSCLTDSNADTYWESDGSQCQHWVRLTMKKGTIVKKLLLTVDTTDDNFMPKRVVVYGGEGDNLKKLSDVSIDETLIGDVCVLEDMTVHLPIIEIRIVECRDDGIDVRLRGVKIKSSRQRELGLNADLFQPTSLVRYPRLEGTDPEVLYRRAVLLQRFIKILDSVLHHLVPAWDHTLGTFSEIKQVKQFLLLSRQRPGLVAQCLRDSESSKPSFMPRLYINRRLAMEHRACPSRDPACKNAVFTQVYEGLKPSDKYEKPLDYRWPMRYDQWWECKFIAEGIIDQGGGFRDSLADMSEELCPSSADTPVPLPFFVRTANQGNGTGEARDMYVPNPSCRDFAKYEWIGQLMGAALRGKEFLVLALPGFVWKQLSGEEVSWSKDFPAVDSVLVKLLEVMEGMDKETFEFKFGKELTFTTVLSDQQVVELIPGGAGIIVGYGDRSRFIQLVQKARLEESKEQVAAMQAGLLKVVPQAVLDLLTWQELEKKVCGDPEVTVDALRKLTRFEDFEPSDSRVQYFWEALNNFTNEDRSRFLRFVTGRSRLPARIYIYPDKLGYETTDALPESSTCSSTLFLPHYASAKVCEEKLRYAAYNCVAIDTDMSPWEE
- the LOC105494928 gene encoding E3 ubiquitin-protein ligase HECTD3 isoform X2 gives rise to the protein MKKGTIVKKLLLTVDTTDDNFMPKRVVVYGGEGDNLKKLSDVSIDETLIGDVCVLEDMTVHLPIIEIRIVECRDDGIDVRLRGVKIKSSRQRELGLNADLFQPTSLVRYPRLEGTDPEVLYRRAVLLQRFIKILDSVLHHLVPAWDHTLGTFSEIKQVKQFLLLSRQRPGLVAQCLRDSESSKPSFMPRLYINRRLAMEHRACPSRDPACKNAVFTQVYEGLKPSDKYEKPLDYRWPMRYDQWWECKFIAEGIIDQGGGFRDSLADMSEELCPSSADTPVPLPFFVRTANQGNGTGEARDMYVPNPSCRDFAKYEWIGQLMGAALRGKEFLVLALPGFVWKQLSGEEVSWSKDFPAVDSVLVKLLEVMEGMDKETFEFKFGKELTFTTVLSDQQVVELIPGGAGIIVGYGDRSRFIQLVQKARLEESKEQVAAMQAGLLKVVPQAVLDLLTWQELEKKVCGDPEVTVDALRKLTRFEDFEPSDSRVQYFWEALNNFTNEDRSRFLRFVTGRSRLPARIYIYPDKLGYETTDALPESSTCSSTLFLPHYASAKVCEEKLRYAAYNCVAIDTDMSPWEE